The following are from one region of the Fusarium verticillioides 7600 chromosome 1, whole genome shotgun sequence genome:
- a CDS encoding GTP-binding nuclear protein GSP1/Ran: MAEQQTPTFKLVLVGDGGTGKTTFVKRHLTGEFEKKYMATLGVEVHPLGFTTNFGQIQFDVWDTAGQEKFGGLRDGYYINGQCGIIMFDVTSRITYKNVPNWHRDLVRVCENIPIVLCGNKVDVKERKVKAKTITFHRKKNLQYYDISAKSNYNFEKPFLWLARKLVGNPQLEFVAAPALAPPTAQVDEKLLEEYRKEMDEAAAMPLPGELSDDDL, encoded by the exons atggctgagCAGCAGACTCCTACCTTCAAGCTCGTGCTTGTCGGTGACGGTGGTACCGGAAAG ACCACCTTCGTCAAGCGTCACTTGACTGGTGAAtttgagaagaagtacaTGGCCACTCTCGGTGTCGAGGTTCACCCACTTGGCTTCACCACC AACTTCGGTCAGATTCAGTTCGATGTCTGGGATACCGCCGGTCAAGAGAAGTTTGGCGGTCTCCGTGATGGTTATTACATCAACGGCCAGTGCGGTATCATCATGTTCGATGTTACCTCCCGCATTACCTACAAGAACGTTCCCAACTGGCACC GTGATCTCGTCCGAGTTTGCGAGAACATTCCCATCGTTCTTTGCGGTAACAAGGTCGATGTGAAGGagcgcaaggtcaaggccaagaccatcacTTTCCATCGCAAGAAGAACCTCCAGTACTACGACATCTCTGCCAAGTCCAACTACAACTTCGAGAAGCCTTTCCTGTGGCTCGCCCGCAAGCTTGTTGGAAACCCTCAGCTT GAGTTCGTTGCTGCTCCGGCTCTGGCTCCACCCACTGCCCAGGTCGACGAGAAGCTCCTGGAGGAGTACCGcaaggagatggatgaggcCGCCGCCATGCCTCTGCCTGGTGAGCTTTCCGACGACGATCTGTAA
- a CDS encoding hypothetical protein (At least one base has a quality score < 10): MTGVLSPTALHPALGSPRDNGYCLSRALSSHSPVLNKRSTVADTSLNSDTVQTTQLEVQQPSVFSTLSPSPLSLSVSDRLKPQTLLEDCGASTLSSTPKDTTSLSSPSSQSSTSPLPASTADQSASSSSTQKDALRSNSGPRALASVIRHNKPDALSLALPHTNMPSLRQMEPSESNSPPASSAGPLPGFTSVSKSSAAATPSQSLTDALNDLAKSRLTTGAINTPNTARTYTSTSSHDTTSSDMAATILASTLQSPCFYHQRFADAVDIGKVLEEIKNDVSMSHSRLVATATGVREVSKQLQRRPIKRAVRNIMIVTKARDNQLVYLTRELAGWLLRTPRYGSDLGVNVYVDAKLRNSRRFDSSGLLAENPRFQHMLKYWTPDLCWSQPEKFDLVLTLGGDGTVLFTSWLFQRIVPPVLSFSLGSLGFMTTFEFEKYKEHLNRVMGDDGMKNNLRMRFTCTVHRSNRGAGALDAPKLEELEQFEVL; this comes from the coding sequence ATGACAGGCGTACTGTCTCCCACGGCTCTCCACCCAGCTCTTGGCAGCCCCCGAGACAACGGGTATTGCTTGTCTCGTGCTCTCTCTTCCCATTCACCGGTCCTTAATAAGAGGAGCACAGTCGCCGATACAAGTCTAAACTCGGACACTGTCCAGACCACACAATTAGAAGTTCAGCAGCCAAGTGTGTTCTCTACATTGTCCCCATCCCCTTTGTCGTTGTCAGTCTCGGATCGTTTAAAACCTCAAACTCTCCTGGAAGATTGTGGAGCCTCTACTTTGTCATCTACCCCAAAAGACACAACTTCATTGAGCTCGCCCTCTTCACAATCTTCCACTTCACCATTACCCGCGTCAACTGCGGATCAATcagcttcgtcttcttcaactcagAAAGACGCACTTCGGTCTAATTCTGGCCCGAGGGCTTTGGCTTCGGTGATCCGACACAACAAACCCGACGCTTTGTCACTCGCCCTTCCACACACAAACATGCCTTCTCTTCGCCAGATGGAACCTTCAGAGTCTAACTCTCCACCAGCCTCTTCGGCTGGCCCTCTCCCTGGCTTCACGAGTGTGTCCAAGAGCTCTGCCGCTGCCACGCCTTCGCAAAGCCTGACTGATGCCCTCAATGACCTCGCCAAGTCTCGCTTGACAACGGGCGCAATTAACACACCCAACACCGCCCGGACTTACACTTCCACCTCTAGCCATGACACAACTTCATCTGATATGGCCGCTACCATTCTCGCCTCAACTTTGCAGTCGCCATGTTTCTACCATCAGCGATttgctgatgctgtcgaCATCGGCAAGGTCCTCGAGGAAATCAAGAATGATGTTTCCATGTCACATTCGCGTCTTGTCGCGACTGCAACTGGTGTTCGAGAGGTTTccaagcagcttcagcgccGTCCCATCAAGCGTGCAGTCCGCAACATCATGATTGTCACCAAGGCACGCGATAACCAGCTCGTCTACCTTACTCGCGAGCTTGCCGGGTGGCTTCTACGAACCCCACGTTATGGCTCCGACCTGGGCGTGAATGTCTACGTCGATGCTAAGCTTCGCAACTCACGACGTTTCGACTCATCTGGTCTCCTTGCCGAGAACCCGCGCTTCCAGCATATGCTTAAGTACTGGACACCCGATTTGTGCTGGAGTCAGCCCGAGAAGTtcgatcttgtcttgactcttgGTGGCGATGGCACCGTCCTCTTCACCTCATGGCTCTTCCAGCGCATTGTACCTCCTGTGCTCTCATTCAGTCTGGGAAGTCTAGGTTTCATGACTACATTTGAGTTTGAAAAGTACAAAGAACATCTCAACAGAGTCAtgggcgatgatggcatgaAAAATAACCTCCGCATGCGCTTCACGTGTACTGTTCATCGCAGCAACCGTGGAGCCGGTGCTTTGGACGCACCCAAGCTCGAAGAACTTGAGCAATTCGAAGTTCTTTAA
- a CDS encoding 26S proteasome non-ATPase regulatory subunit 9, whose protein sequence is MNTSLLTNDGFPRADIDVAQIRTTRARIIRLRNDYTALMTRIEKFLHDHFASLDENESAPVASSSNSQGILLDSVSTPLDPPFAKINTVAAGSPAESAGLKPGDEIRNFGYVNRANHDNLRKVAECVQGNEGNNVFIKVSRPDGVAERQELRLTLTPRKDWGGRGLLGCHILPL, encoded by the exons ATGAACACTTCTCTCCTGACAAACGATGGTTTCCCTCGTGCGGACATTGATGTTGCTCAAA TCCGGACTACACGAGCTCGCATCATTCGACTGCGGAATGACTACACTGCTCTCATGACCCGGATTGAGAAATTCCTCCATGACCATTTCGCAAGtctcgatgagaatgaaTCTGCGCCAGTTGCAAGCTCGAGTAACTCACAGGGCATCTTGCTAGACTCAGTCTCTACACCGTTAGACCCTCCAtttgccaagatcaacaccgTGGCTGCAGGAAGTCCAGCAGAATCTGCCGGTCTGAAACCTGGAGATGAAATCCGGAACTTCGGATATGTGAATCGAGCCAACCACGACAACCTCAGAAAGGTGGCAGAGTGTGTCCAGGGTAACGAAGGG AACAACGTCTTCATCAAAGTATCGAGGCCAGATGGTGTTGCCGAGCGGCAAGAGTTGCGACTGACGTTGACTCCAAGAAAGGACTGGGGTGGGCGAGGATTGTTGGGCTGCCATATCTTGCCCCTATAA
- a CDS encoding 18S rRNA biogenesis protein RCL1 translates to MSNSTPEFLRFTGHRSFTQRLILSTLTGRPIHISKIRSTSPTNPGLAPHEISFLRLLEAVTNGSSMQISYTGTTITYHPGLITGTIAGFGASDGDVIEHNISVNNTRGVTYFLMPLCLLAPFSKAHMNVRFTGPGVITSSTETGDISVDSFRTAILPLFALFGIPPARIELRVLQRSCAGPGGKGGGGCVELRFASQVRLPKTLHLNRSPGRIKRIRGVAYCTGVSASNNARMIHSAREILNPLVSDIHIAAQYDQAPLVPTGDKAGSKRRLGIGFGLSLVAESSAVGILYSADVVVPPQGGIVPEDIGKQCAFQLLENISQGGCATQVSAKTMLVLMAMGSEDVGRLRIGREVLANEEMVILARDLKIFGASSWGLRDVGDNTNDIIVSVKGTGVGNVGRKIA, encoded by the coding sequence ATGTCGAATTCCACGCCAGAATTCCTCCGATTCACAGGGCATAGATCCTTCACCCAGCGTCTAATCCTCTCGACGCTGACTGGTAGACCTATCCACATTTCCAAAATCCGAAGCACATCGCCTACGAATCCAGGTCTTGCCCCCCATGAGATTTCCTTCTTGCGCCTGCTGGAGGCTGTCACCAATGGCAGTTCCATGCAAATTTCTTATACCGGTACCACTATAACATATCACCCTGGCCTGATCACCGGAACTATCGCTGGTTTTGGCGCTTCCGACGGCGATGTCATTGAGCACAACATCTCTGTCAACAATACCCGTGGTGTCACCTACTTCCTTATGCCTCTCTGTTTACTTGCGCCCTTTTCCAAGGCGCATATGAACGTCCGATTCACTGGCCCCGGCGTTATCACATCGTCCACCGAGACAGGGGACATCTCCGTCGATTCTTTCCGAACTGCcatcctccctctctttgCCCTATTTGGCATCCCTCCTGCGCGGATAGAGCTTAGGGTACTTCAACGATCATGCGCTGGGCCCGGCGGAAAGGGTGGTGGCGGCTGTGTGGAGTTGCGATTCGCAAGTCAAGTGCGACTACCAAAGACTCTGCATCTCAACCGAAGCCCTGGTCGGATAAAGCGCATTCGCGGTGTCGCATACTGTACTGGAGTATCTGCCTCCAACAACGCCCGTATGATTCACTCAGCACGAGAGATCCTGAATCCTTTGGTTTCCGACATTCATATCGCTGCGCAGTATGACCAAGCACCTCTTGTACCCACTGGCGACAAGGCAGGAAGCAAAAGACGGCTTGGAATAGGGTTCGGTTTGAGCTTGGTCGCTGAGTCAAGCGCTGTTGGAATCCTCTACTCTGCAGATGTAGTTGTCCCCCCCCAGGGCGGCATTGTTCCTGAGGATATTGGAAAGCAGTGCGCTTTCCAGCTACTGGAGAACATCTCCCAAGGTGGCTGTGCCACCCAGGTTTCAGCTAAGACCATGCTTGTGCTTATGGCTATGGGGTCGGAGGATGTTGGTCGTCTTAGAATCGGTAGGGAAGTGCTCGCAAATGAAGAGATGGTTATTCTGGCGAGAGATCTGAAGATATTTGGCGCAAGCAGTTGGGGTTTGAGGGACGTTGGGGACAATACGAATGATATCATTGTTTCTGTTAAAGGCACTGGCGTTGGTAATGTTGGAAGAAAGATAGCGTAA
- a CDS encoding 26S proteasome non-ATPase regulatory subunit 9 translates to MENLHTPTVPSGETTAPVTNGHAGHLSFAELQRKKDDIEAELKALGGVLDSHGVDMNTSLLTNDGFPRADIDVAQIRTTRARIIRLRNDYTALMTRIEKFLHDHFASLDENESAPVASSSNSQGILLDSVSTPLDPPFAKINTVAAGSPAESAGLKPGDEIRNFGYVNRANHDNLRKVAECVQGNEGNNVFIKVSRPDGVAERQELRLTLTPRKDWGGRGLLGCHILPL, encoded by the exons ATGGAAAATCTACACACGCCGACAGTGCCCTCAGGGGAAACCACTGCTCCTGTCACGAATGGCCATGCGGGGCATCTAAGCTTTGCAGAGTTGCAGCGAAAGAAGGACGATATTGAGGCCGAACTCAAGGCTTTAGGAGGGGTGCTCGACTCG CATGGGGTTGATATGAACACTTCTCTCCTGACAAACGATGGTTTCCCTCGTGCGGACATTGATGTTGCTCAAA TCCGGACTACACGAGCTCGCATCATTCGACTGCGGAATGACTACACTGCTCTCATGACCCGGATTGAGAAATTCCTCCATGACCATTTCGCAAGtctcgatgagaatgaaTCTGCGCCAGTTGCAAGCTCGAGTAACTCACAGGGCATCTTGCTAGACTCAGTCTCTACACCGTTAGACCCTCCAtttgccaagatcaacaccgTGGCTGCAGGAAGTCCAGCAGAATCTGCCGGTCTGAAACCTGGAGATGAAATCCGGAACTTCGGATATGTGAATCGAGCCAACCACGACAACCTCAGAAAGGTGGCAGAGTGTGTCCAGGGTAACGAAGGG AACAACGTCTTCATCAAAGTATCGAGGCCAGATGGTGTTGCCGAGCGGCAAGAGTTGCGACTGACGTTGACTCCAAGAAAGGACTGGGGTGGGCGAGGATTGTTGGGCTGCCATATCTTGCCCCTATAA
- a CDS encoding serine/threonine-protein phosphatase 2A activator 2, producing the protein MDSQSSTQSARLQGETSSIPNLKDRLPKLEPRKRRSATSNPTPIPETPALPTPPDTSDWTFKTPSRRILSKKDHDIFLSSSTYKLITAWVFGLAESVVDTPNSAVRDADLSSPLKVILRILDETEQLVAKSPPNEQGGSRFGNKAFRGLLELAQSNSATWHRDIGVQDERAIAELSIYFCQSFGNGNRIDYGSGHELNFTIWLLCLYQLGLLERSDFKPLVLRVFVRYLEVMRVIQMTYYLEPAGSHGVWGLDDYQFLPFLFGATQLLHHPYITPRAIHQDLTLEEFGHDYMYLGQVSFVNSTKTVKGLRWHSPMLDDISSARSWTKIDGGMRRMFVAEVLGKLPVMQHFLFGSLVPAADGMSEDTGTEEDENAEHDPHEGHDHTGKAHDGTGWGDCCGIKVPSSIAAAQEMKKRVGDQGLRRIPFD; encoded by the coding sequence ATGGACTCGCAATCTTCTACCCAATCCGCACGATTACAAGGTGAAACGTCATCAATACCAAATCTTAAAGATCGGCTTCCGAAGCTCGAACCTCGAAAGCGACGCTCAGCTACCTCTAACCCTACTCCCATTCCCGAAACACCCGCCTTACCAACGCCACCGGATACCTCCGACTGGACTTTCAAGACACCATCGCGAAGAATCTTATCAAAAAAGGACCATGATattttcttgtcttcatcaacataTAAGCTCATTACAGCCTGGGTATTTGGGCTAGCAGAGTCTGTGGTCGACACCCCCAACTCTGCAGTTCGAGACGCCGACCTGAGCAGCCCTCTCAAGGTCATACTACGTATCCTCGATGAGACGGAACAGCTGGTAGCCAAGTCACCTCCGAATGAACAAGGTGGATCAAGATTCGGTAACAAGGCGTTCCGCggccttctcgagcttgcgCAAAGCAACAGTGCAACTTGGCATCGAGATATCGGCGTCCAAGACGAGAGAGCTATCGCCGAGCTCTCCATATACTTTTGCCAGTCTTTCGGCAACGGAAATCGAATCGACTATGGATCTGGTCATGAGTTGAACTTCACGATTTGGCTCCTTTGCCTTTACCAGCTGGGCTTGTTAGAGCGATCCGATTTCAAACCCCTCGTCCTCCGTGTATTCGTGCGCTACCTTGAGGTGATGCGTGTCATCCAGATGACTTATTACCTTGAGCCTGCGGGATCACACGGAGTTTGGGGACTTGATGATTACCAGTTtctcccttttcttttcgGTGCCACACAGCTCTTGCACCACCCATACATTACCCCAAGAGCTATTCACCAAGACCTTACCCTTGAGGAGTTCGGCCACGACTATATGTATCTTGGCCAGGTCAGCTTTGTAAACAGCACAAAGACCGTCAAGGGTCTGAGATGGCACAGTCCCATGCTAGACGATATCTCATCAGCGAGATCGTGGACAAAGATCGATGGCGGCATGCGCCGCATGTTCGTTGCTGAAGTCCTAGGCAAGTTACCTGTCATGCAGCATTTCCTCTTTGGATCTCTCGtgccagcagcagatggcATGAGCGAAGACACAGGTActgaggaagacgagaatgCCGAACATGATCCACACGAGGGCCATGACCACACTGGAAAGGCTCACGATGGCACAGGTTGGGGTGATTGCTGTGGTATCAAGGTTCCAAGCAGTATCGCTGCTGCccaagagatgaagaagagggttgGTGATCAGGGATTGCGGAGGATCCCATTCGACTAA
- a CDS encoding chromatin modification-like protein EAF6 has protein sequence MAERKASNGAVAGTGQVTMSEYKKAQARVRDLVEKRRMLEKRLTQVEDSISQKETTYLDSTPSGNIITGFDNYMKGMSGAAAQRRKAGPMEQNRVFSRSSISYRPNNLEGITPGSGGSTPAGATPLSAAFRDGPSNHPTPTSSTAVKNASKSKKKTAEHEDSENDTSTSKKRTNFGAQRK, from the exons ATGGCTGAGAGAAAGGCATCGAACGGAGCTGTAGCTGGTACTGGACAAGTGACGATGTCCGAGTACAAGAAGGCACAAGCTCGGGTTCGGGATTTGGTCGAGAAGCGCAGAATGCTAGAGAAACGCTTG ACACAAGTTGAAGACAGCATCTCCCAAAAGGAGACTACATATCTCGACAGCACACCGAGCGGAAACATCATCACCGGTTTCGACAATTACATGAAGGGCATGAGTGGCGCGGCAGCACAGCGACGAAAGGCTGGTCCGATGGAACAGAACagagtcttctcaagatcgtcGATTTCCTATCGACCTAACAATCTA GAGGGCATCACACCTGGATCAGGAGGCTCGACACCAGCTGGCGCGACACCTTTATCAGCCGCATTTAGAGACGGACCCTCGAATCACCCGACACCGACATCTTCGACTGCGGTTAAGAACGCAAgcaagtcgaagaagaaaacggCCGAGCACGAGGACAGCGAAAACGATACTTCGACGAGCAAGAAACGAACAAATTTTGGAGCACAGCGCAAGTAG
- a CDS encoding phenylalanyl-tRNA synthetase alpha chain, whose translation MTTSSSAPSGDLTSQILQALSGKSPLLSSEAFPTIAFQDIKAALDRLASRSMITYETIDKEEAILEPEAEQIAEHGSHEARVFEALRNAVEGLSIQDLEKAIGDKTVTKVGQGKAFKEKWIKKSADGKLVATAESIEDVTRAQLQKIKETRTHEPKILTDLRKRKLIKMQKVISFKIEKGPKFALEIHKEETDLTADMIASGSWKTANFKPYNFKALGADQNAGALHPLNKVRHEFRQIFFEMGFEEMPTNKFVETGFWNFDALFVPQQHPARDLQDTFYISDPKVGDAPRSEEGQNTEEYWENIKQVHQNGKFGSIGYRYPWSAEETKRLVLRTHTTAISTAMLYKLAAQKGPDGRPPPARYFSIDRVFRNETVDATHLAEFHQVEGVIADYGLTLGGLMEFMEVFFAKMGITNLKFKPAYNPYTEPSMEIFSYHEGLGKLVEIGNSGMFRPEMLEPMGLPKDMRVFGWGLSLERPTMIKYKISNIRELLGHKVDLNFIERNPAVRLEKE comes from the exons ATGACGACTTCAAGCTCCGCTCCTTCGGGGGATCTGACCTCCCAGATCCTTCAGGCCCTCTCGGGAAAAAGCCCCTTGCTCTCCTCAGAGGCCTTCCCCACCATCGCCTTCCaggacatcaaggctgcaCTTGATCGTCTGGCTTCACGATCCATGATCACATACGAGACAATTGATAAAGAAGAGGCTATCCTTGAGCCCGAAGCGGAGCAAATTGCCGAGCATGGTAGTCATGAGGCGCGTGTTTTTGAGGCGCTTCGAAACGCCGTGGAGGGGTTATCGATCCAGGACCTTGAGAAGGCCATTGGCGACAAGACGGTGACCAAGGTCGGACAAGGCAAGGCTTTCAAGGAAAaatggatcaagaagagcgccGACGGCAAGCTGGTAGCCACT GCCGAGTCCATCGAAGATGTCACCCGAGCGCAGCtacagaagatcaaggagacACGGACACACGAGCCCAAAATCTTGACCGATCTGCGAAAACGAAAACTGATCAAGATGCAAAAGgtcatcagcttcaagattgaAAAGGGGCCCAAGTTCGCCCTCGAGATTCATAAAGAGGAGACCGACTTGACAGCCGATATGATTGCTTCTGGATCATGGAAGACTGCCAATTTCAAGCCCTACAACTTCAAGGCTCTCGGCGCGGACCAAAATGCTGGCGCACTTCACCCCCTGAACAAGGTCCGACATGAATTCCGACAGATTTTCTTCGAGATGGGTTTCGAGGAGATGCCTACTAACAAGTTTGTCGAGACTGGATTCTGGAACTTCGATGCCCTTTTTGTGCCCCAGCAGCACCCCGCCCGTGATCTTCAAGATACCTTCTACATCTCAGACCCCAAGGTGGGAGACGCGCCACGATCGGAGGAAGGACAGAACACAGAGGAGTACTGGGAGAACATCAAGCAGGTCCACCAGAATGGCAAGTTTGGGTCAATCGGTTACAGATACCCCTGGTCAGCGGAAGAGACCAAGAGACTGGTGCTCAGAACCCACACTACTGCCATTTCAACGGCCATGCTTTACAAGCTTGCAGCACAGAAGGGACCTGATGGGCGCCCACCTCCAGCGCGATACTTCTCAATTGATCGTGTCTTCCGAAATGAGACAGTTGACGCCACCCACTTGGCTGAATTCCATCAGGTTGAGGGTGTTATTGCCGACTACGGCCTTACCCTTGGTGGTCTGATGGAGTTCATGGAAGTCTTCTTTGCTAAGATgggcatcaccaacctcaagttCAAGCCGGCCTACAACCCTTACACCGAGCCCAGTATGGAAATCTTCAGCTATCACGAGGGCCTGGGCAAGTTGGTGGAGATTGGAAATAGTGGCATGTTCCGGCCTGAAATGCTGGAACCCATGGGTCTGCCAAAGGACATGCGGGTGTTTGGCTGGGGTCTGTCCCTGGAGCGACCGACGATGATCAAGTACAAGATTTCTAACATCCGAGAGCTGCTGGGCCACAAGGTTGATCTCAACTTTATCGAGCGGAACCCTGCGGTGAGATTAGAGAAGGAGTAA